From Luteococcus japonicus, one genomic window encodes:
- a CDS encoding sugar ABC transporter substrate-binding protein produces MSSTIGRRGFIGLAGLAVGATALTACGGESTSSSTPAATASAGGSAAADAGTITVWTDSNREPVLKPVAAKFKTDTGVTVKLVVKDFGKLADDFVTQVPTGKGPDASIMPHDATGRLVQNGVVSPIELGDASLFEDVAVQAFTYDGQVYGLPYSTESIAILRNTALAPDKTPDTFDAMIEAGKKVVAGGKAKYPFLLGLDAKTSDPFHLYPFQTSFGAPIFELGDKGFDASKLAMGGDKGAKFATWLADQGKAGILNLNMTQDIAKAQFFAGKAPYFITGPWNLADAKKAGIKYAVDALPKAGDQEAQAFVTVQGFVMSAKTQNSVAVNKFLVEYIGSVEVQTELYKAGLRAPANKAAYEAAKADADVASFGEVSAKGVPMPNIPAMSGVWTDWGTAQAQIIGQKAKDPAKTWQAMVDTLDAKIKKS; encoded by the coding sequence ATGAGTTCCACCATTGGCCGCCGCGGATTCATCGGCCTGGCCGGGCTGGCCGTCGGCGCCACCGCCCTCACCGCCTGCGGCGGCGAGTCCACCAGCAGCAGCACTCCCGCCGCCACCGCCTCGGCCGGCGGTTCCGCCGCCGCTGACGCCGGTACCATCACGGTCTGGACCGACTCCAACCGCGAGCCCGTCCTGAAGCCCGTGGCCGCCAAGTTCAAGACCGACACCGGCGTCACGGTGAAGCTGGTCGTCAAGGATTTCGGCAAGCTGGCCGATGACTTCGTCACCCAGGTCCCCACCGGCAAGGGTCCCGACGCGTCGATCATGCCGCACGACGCCACCGGCCGCCTGGTGCAGAACGGTGTCGTCTCCCCCATCGAGCTGGGCGACGCGAGCCTCTTCGAGGACGTTGCCGTCCAGGCCTTCACCTATGACGGTCAGGTCTACGGCCTGCCCTACTCCACCGAGTCGATCGCCATCCTGCGCAACACCGCCCTGGCTCCGGACAAGACACCGGACACCTTCGACGCCATGATCGAGGCCGGCAAGAAGGTCGTCGCCGGTGGCAAGGCCAAGTACCCCTTCCTGCTGGGCCTGGACGCCAAGACCTCCGACCCCTTCCACCTGTACCCCTTCCAGACCTCCTTCGGCGCCCCGATCTTCGAGCTGGGCGACAAGGGCTTCGACGCGTCGAAGCTGGCCATGGGCGGGGACAAGGGCGCCAAGTTCGCCACCTGGCTCGCCGACCAGGGCAAGGCCGGGATCCTCAACCTCAACATGACCCAGGACATCGCCAAGGCGCAGTTCTTCGCCGGCAAGGCCCCCTACTTCATCACCGGCCCGTGGAACCTGGCCGATGCCAAGAAGGCCGGCATCAAGTACGCCGTCGACGCGCTGCCCAAGGCCGGGGACCAGGAGGCCCAGGCCTTCGTCACCGTGCAGGGCTTCGTGATGTCCGCCAAGACCCAGAACTCGGTGGCCGTCAACAAGTTCCTCGTCGAGTACATCGGTTCCGTGGAGGTGCAGACCGAGCTCTACAAGGCCGGCCTGCGGGCCCCCGCCAACAAGGCCGCCTACGAGGCCGCCAAGGCCGATGCCGATGTCGCCTCCTTCGGTGAGGTCAGCGCGAAGGGCGTCCCGATGCCGAACATCCCCGCCATGAGCGGCGTGTGGACGGACTGGGGCACCGCCCAGGCCCAGATCATCGGCCAGAAGGCCAAGGATCCGGCGAAGACCTGGCAGGCCATGGTGGACACCCTGGACGCCAAGATCAAGAAGTCCTGA